In one Nicotiana sylvestris chromosome 8, ASM39365v2, whole genome shotgun sequence genomic region, the following are encoded:
- the LOC104220590 gene encoding PHD finger protein ALFIN-LIKE 4 isoform X2, with product MSKNFISSATQKRKIFAYMDFQVNSGKSIYQLKKCPQSFQSLLLELTLPVMACKRRTGYLWLLCIVMHGYLLLHFILVLGLVSIELIGDGPPLKPVVPRNRRRLFNMINDLPTIFEVVSGTAKKQSKEKSSMSNHGSTKSKSNSKVAQRGSEPPPKYSRPQLKDEDEDGLEEEEDDEQGETLCGACGENYASDEFWICCDICEKWFHGKCVKITPARAEHIKQYKCPACSNKRART from the exons ATGTCGAAGAATTTTATCAGCAGTGCGACCCAG AAAAGGAAAATCTTTGCCTATATGGATTTCCAAGTGAACAGTGGGAAGTCAATCTACCAGCTGAAGAAGTGCCCCCAGAGCTTCCAGAGCCTGCTCTTGGAATTAACTTTGCCCGTGATGGCATGCAAGAGAAGGACTGGCTATCTTTGGTTGCTGTGCATAGTGATGCATGGTTACTTGCTGTTGCATTTTATTTTGGTGCTAGGTTTGGTTTCGATAGAGCTGATAG GTGATGGACCACCGTTGAAGCCAGTTGTGCCAAGGAACAG GAGAAGATTGTTCAATATGATAAACGATCTTCCCACAATTTTTGAGGTTGTGTCTGGGACAGCCAAGAAACAATCAAAAGAGAAATCATCAATGTCAAACCACGGCAGCACCAAGTCCAAGTCAAATTCCAAG GTGGCACAGCGTGGCTCTGAACCGCCACCCAAGTACTCAAGGCCACAACTGAAAGATGAGGATGAAGATGGTTTGGAAGAGGAGGAAGATGACGAGCAAGGAGAAACACTATGTGGTGCATGTGGTGAGAATTACGCATCTGACGAGTTCTGGATCTGCTGTGACATATGTGAGAAATGGTTCCACGGGAAATGCGTTAAGATCACTCCAGCTAGGGCTGAACATATCAAGCAGTACAAATGCCCCGCCTGCAGCAACAAGAGAGCACGCACCTGA
- the LOC104220587 gene encoding nuclear transcription factor Y subunit A-3-like produces the protein MISFSQKGVRGKEGQSFTPLFVNCSSMWSSGEQAENSPSKSVLTGAESASKCHSNIKQSESQYQDQDSTSTLSTGQSDHVETAMAKSSTLLQNVALYPGWDRIYEVQGESGTKASLSGKSATNTLPQPHVHINHPMACASYPWADTYFGRLVATYGSNAIIYPQMVGVTSTRVALPLECTESFPIYVNAKQYSAILKRRQVRAKLEAQNKLVKDRKPYLHESRHRHAMKRARGTGGRFLNTKNMQQSKPSSPTHDKSIFKGTAGGNLTRSMVQHSESGSWGTSTQSGSDVTSIFSGDDMFQQPEFRVSGFPFHMQEAADFMHVGT, from the exons ATGATAAGCTTCTCCCAGAAAGGTGTCCGTGGAAAAGAAGGTCAATCTTTCACTCCTTTGTTTGTGAATTGTTCATCTATGTGGAGCTCGGGTGAACAAGCAGAAAATTCTCCTTCTAAGAGTGTCCTGACTGGAGCGGAATCTGCATCGAAATGTCACTCCAATATCAAGCAATCAGAATCTCAGTATCAAGATCAGGATTCAACTTCTACTCTTTCAACTGGTCAATCTGATCACGTGGAGACTGCAATGGCAAAAAGCAGTACTCTTCTGCAAAATGTTGCGCTTTATCCAG GTTGGGATAGAATTTATGAGGTGCAAGGAGAGAGTGGAACAAAAGCATCCCTATCAGGCAAAAGTGCCACCAACACTCTTCCTCAACCGCATGTGCACATTAATCATCCAATG GCTTGCGCATCCTACCCTTGGGCTGACACTTACTTTGGAAGGCTCGTGGCTACTTATGGATCAAATGCCATT ATTTATCCTCAAATGGTTGGTGTCACCTCCACAAGAGTTGCACTTCCTCTTGAATGCACTGAGAGCTTTCCCATTTATGTGAATGCGAAACAATACAGTGCTATCCTCAAAAGACGTCAAGTCCGTGCCAAGCTGGAGGCTCAGAATAAGCTTGTCAAAGACAGAAAG CCATATCTTCACGAGTCTCGACATCGTCACGCAATGAAGAGAGCTAGGGGTACTGGAGGGCGCTTTTTGAACACAAAGAATATGCAGCAATCCAAGCCTTCATCTCCAACACACGACAAAAGTATTTTTAAGGGTACAGCAGGTGGCAACTTAACTAGATCCATGGTTCAGCACTCAGAAAGTGGTAGTTGGGGCACTTCCACCCAATCTGGTTCCGATGTTACGAGCATCTTCAGTGGTGATGACATGTTCCAGCAGCCAGAGTTCAGAGTCTCTGGTTTCCCTTTTCACATGCAGGAAGCTGCAGACTTCATGCATGTTGGAACTTGA
- the LOC104220590 gene encoding PHD finger protein ALFIN-LIKE 4 isoform X1, with protein sequence MEGGQQYNPRTVEEVFRDFKGRRAGLIKALTTDVEEFYQQCDPEKENLCLYGFPSEQWEVNLPAEEVPPELPEPALGINFARDGMQEKDWLSLVAVHSDAWLLAVAFYFGARFGFDRADRRRLFNMINDLPTIFEVVSGTAKKQSKEKSSMSNHGSTKSKSNSKVAQRGSEPPPKYSRPQLKDEDEDGLEEEEDDEQGETLCGACGENYASDEFWICCDICEKWFHGKCVKITPARAEHIKQYKCPACSNKRART encoded by the exons ATGGAAGGTGGTCAACAGTACAATCCTCGAACAGTTGAAGAAGTTTTTAGAGATTTCAAGGGTCGTAGAGCTGGCCTTATTAAAGCTCTTACTACTG ATGTCGAAGAATTTTATCAGCAGTGCGACCCAG AAAAGGAAAATCTTTGCCTATATGGATTTCCAAGTGAACAGTGGGAAGTCAATCTACCAGCTGAAGAAGTGCCCCCAGAGCTTCCAGAGCCTGCTCTTGGAATTAACTTTGCCCGTGATGGCATGCAAGAGAAGGACTGGCTATCTTTGGTTGCTGTGCATAGTGATGCATGGTTACTTGCTGTTGCATTTTATTTTGGTGCTAGGTTTGGTTTCGATAGAGCTGATAG GAGAAGATTGTTCAATATGATAAACGATCTTCCCACAATTTTTGAGGTTGTGTCTGGGACAGCCAAGAAACAATCAAAAGAGAAATCATCAATGTCAAACCACGGCAGCACCAAGTCCAAGTCAAATTCCAAG GTGGCACAGCGTGGCTCTGAACCGCCACCCAAGTACTCAAGGCCACAACTGAAAGATGAGGATGAAGATGGTTTGGAAGAGGAGGAAGATGACGAGCAAGGAGAAACACTATGTGGTGCATGTGGTGAGAATTACGCATCTGACGAGTTCTGGATCTGCTGTGACATATGTGAGAAATGGTTCCACGGGAAATGCGTTAAGATCACTCCAGCTAGGGCTGAACATATCAAGCAGTACAAATGCCCCGCCTGCAGCAACAAGAGAGCACGCACCTGA
- the LOC104220591 gene encoding uncharacterized protein, which yields MTRHADMRRFAETWITDISPIARMTLEENKDASSRCKVLWNGDDGFEISDGDIKHVVDLRWKTCTCRSWMLRGIPCPHVICALYHIEQNPDDLVEHWYRKATFLKAYQYSIQTMPSMKMWPESENPSIEPPEPKPMPGRPKKCRRRAKDKPRKKFGKLSKKGVNMTCSKCHQLGHNKSACKSEVSHAYFESFLALFNVH from the coding sequence ATGACTAGGCATGCAGATATGAGGAGATTTGCTGAGACATGGATAACAGATATATCCCCAATAGCAAGAATGACAttagaagaaaataaagatgcCTCTAGTAGGTGTAAAGTGCTTTGGAATGGAGATGATGGTTTTGAGATTAGTGATGGTGATATTAAACATGTTGTTGATCTACGATGGAAGACTTGCACTTGTAGAAGCTGGATGTTAAGAGGAATTCCTTGTCCTCATGTTATCTGTGCATTATATCACATAGAACAAAATCCAGATGACTTGGTAGAGCATTGGTACAGGAAGGCCACATTCTTGAAAGCTTACCAATATTCTATACAAACTATGCCCAGTATGAAGATGTGGCCAGAATCAGAAAATCCTTCAATTGAGCCACCTGAACCAAAACCGATGCCAGGGAGACCTAAAAAGTGTAGGAGAAGGGCAAAGGATAAGCCAAGAAAAAAATTTGGCAAATTATCAAAGAAAGGAGTGAATATGACTTGCTCAAAATGTCACCAGTTGGGTCATAACAAATCTGCTTGCAAATCTGAGGTAAGCCATGCATATTTTGAGTCCTTTTTAGCATTATTTAATGTACACTAA